A single window of Corythoichthys intestinalis isolate RoL2023-P3 chromosome 21, ASM3026506v1, whole genome shotgun sequence DNA harbors:
- the tha1 gene encoding threonine aldolase 1, which produces MIIDFIDPKFIPKLNRFDACAETMSLKTFGSKFYFWSLAFTRRDAGKRSYYNSGGSRISEPGRAAHVRVVDLRSDTVTKPGAVMRRAMAEAEVGDDVMGEDPTVNELQKIAADMFGMEAALFVPTGTMSNLIAVMVHCRERGDEMIVGDLSHLHIYEQGGSAQLAGVHSTTATNLRDGTMDLDQLESKIRHGYPDPHYPRSRLICVENTHNIQGGRVLPLRFLQEVRALADKHGLSVHMDGARLMNAVVALGVSAADILQHTHTVSVCLSKGLGAPVGTMLAGPRDFISRAVRCRKALGGGMRQAGIIAAAGKVSLLEMVKRLQEDHDNAKTFARALQTCEPQLFDVDLAAVETNILRFEVREPALNPVEFCERMAQVGQGEEEELGEGVQVLMYPHFGNSVRAVWHLGISPEDTQMAVRKMQFVARQCLENKQQRD; this is translated from the exons ATGATTATCGATTTCATCGATCCAAAGTTCATTCCAAAACTGAACCGCTTCGATGCTTGCGCTGAAACAATGTCCCTAAAAACATTTGGTTCGAAGttctatttttggagtttggcTTTCACTCGACGAGATGCTGGCAAACGAAGTTATTACAACAGCGGGGGCTCAAGAATCTCCGAGCCGGGCCGGGCTGCTCATGTCCGGGTTGTGGACCTCCGCAGTGATACGGTCACTAAACCTGGAGCGGTGATGCGCCGGGCCATGGCCGAGGCCGAAGTCGGAGACGATGTCATGGGCGAAGACCCCACAGTCAACG AGTTGCAAAAGATTGCAGCTGACATGTTTGGGATGGAGGCGGCTCTGTTTGTCCCCACGGGAACGATGAGTAACCTCATTGCAG TGATGGTACACTGCAGGGAGCGCGGTGACGAGATGATTGTGGGCGACCTATCCCATCTACACATCTACGAACAGGGAGGCAGTGCACAG CTTGCTGGCGTCCACTCGACCACGGCCACAAACCTCCGAGATGGCACCATGGACCTGGACCAGCTCGAATCCAAGATCCGCCATGGCTACCCGGACCCTCACTATCCTCGCTCACGCCTTATCTGTGTGGAGAACACGCACAACATACAAGGAGGACGTGTCCTGCCGCTACGGTTCCTACAAGAG GTGCGAGCTCTGGCCGACAAGCACGGCTTGTCGGTGCACATGGATGGCGCGCGTCTGATGAACGCCGTCGTGGCGCTCGGCGTGTCAGCGGCGGACATACTGCAGCACACGCACACTGTCAGTGTGTGTCTTTCTAAG GGACTTGGTGCTCCAGTGGGAACCATGCTCGCCGGGCCCAGAGATTTCATTTCCCGGGCGGTGAGATGCCGTAAAGCTCTAGGCGGTGGAATGCGGCAAGCCGGCATCATAGCGGCAGCGGGAAAAGTGTCTTTGCTGGAGATGGTCAAGAGACTACAAGAAGATCACGACAATGCCAAAACTTTCGCTCGAG CTTTACAAACGTGCGAGCCGCAGCTGTTTGACGTGGACTTGGCTGCCGTGGAGACAAACATACTGCGCTTCGAAGTCCGAGAACCCGCCTTGAATCCTGTAGAGTTCTGTGAGCGCATGGCCCAGGTGGGGCAAGGGGAGGAGGAGGAACTGGGCGAGGGGGTACAAGTCCTCATGTACCCTCATTTTGGCAACTCAGTGAGAGCCGTGTGGCATCTAGGGATATCGCCGGAAGACACGCAGATGGCCGTCCGGAAAATGCAGTTTGTCGCCCGTCAATGCTTGGAGAATAAACAGCAAAGGGACTAA
- the eef2k gene encoding eukaryotic elongation factor 2 kinase isoform X3, with protein MEDELMFSMDNEGSGTRPSDKKIAPKQRVNSLTDDNDAEEDEAFICSILDDPVREVCQYMQNMVNNRQLSDSLPKSNFLYRNQTEHVAEGSYQVLSESARETWINAVKKAKAMPDPWAEFHLEDKETESCLRYRYNAVTGEWGQDQVHIKMAAQPFGRGAMRECFRTKKLSSFSHSSNWKSASNYVAKRYMETVDRSVYFEDVRLQMEAKLWGEEFNRHRPPKQVDIMQMCVLEMNQRPGKPLFHLEHYIEGKYIKYNSNSGFVRDDNIRLTPQAFSHFSFERSGHQLIVVDIQGVGDLYTDPQIHTDRGTDFGDGNLGVRGMALFFHSHLCNKICKSMGLTPFDLSPAERQQLDCTNKLLKSAKTVLRGCEEQCGSPRVRTMSGSRVPPLLSRLSETSSVDESMSDVDSVPCSPLVAPHGLARSPAGLSFTGMYEHERLDNAGEHGESDSGGDSGYPSERRSEGDPNDHADGLTEEKWSFFHSSRAHVHRSSCVATEVERLDSLLQKRIGQSILGKVHLAMVRYHEAGRFCEKDEQWDEDSAMFHLERAAQCGELEAIVAIGQCCLQLPHHILPNMELEENAGNRMKGFKYLLLAAEAGDRSSMITVARAFDTGVNLSADRKQDWVEAIRWYDKALKMDEHDEGGEFDGIQDEPRYLLLAREAEMFLAGGYNLAADPQKSGDLFTEAAEAAMEAMKGRSANQYYMKAEEAWALMEE; from the exons ATGGAGGACGAGCTGATGTTCAGCATGGACAACGAGGGCAGCGGCACCAGGCCTTCGGACAAGAAAATCGCGCCCAAGCAGCGTGTAAACTCGCTCACTGATGACAACGATGCAGAGGAAGACGAGGCCTTCATCTGTTCCATTCTTGACGACCCAGTCCGAGAGGTCTGCCAGTACATGCAGAACATGGTCAACAACCGCCAGCTGTCGGACTCGCTACCTAAGAGCAACTTCTTGTACCGG AatcaaacagagcatgtggcggaAGGTTCGTACCAGGTTTTGTCTGAGAGTGCACGG GAGACGTGGATAAACGCTGTCAAAAAGGCCAAAGCTATGCCAGACCCCTGGGCCGAGTTTCACCTTGAAGATAAAGAGACCGAATCATGCTTACGTTACAG GTATAATGCTGTCACAGGCGAGTGGGGCCAAGACCAGGTCCACATCAAGATGGCTGCACAG CCCTTTGGGAGAGGAGCCATGAGGGAGTGCTTCAGAAC GAAAAAGCTTTCAAGCTTCTCACATAGCAGCAACTGGAAGTCGGCTTCCAACTATGTGGCCAAGCGCTACATGGAGACCGTGGACAGAAGCGTCTACTTCGAGGACGTCCGCTTACAGATGGAGGCCAAACTCTGGGGTGAGGAGTTCAACCGCCACAGGCCTCCCAAACAG GTGGACATCATGCAGATGTGCGTGTTGGAGATGAACCAAAGGCCGGGCAAACCGCTCTTTCACCTAGAGCATTACATCGAGGGCAAGTACATTAAGTACAACTCCAACTCGGGATTTGTGCGGGACGACAACATCAGACTGACGCCGCAG GCATTCAGCCACTTCAGTTTTGAGCGTTCGGGCCATCAACTGATTGTGGTGGACATCCAGGGCGTAGGTGATCTTTACACCGACCCGCAGATTCACACAGATAGGGGAACTGATTTTGGCGACGGGAATCTGG GTGTACGAGGCATGGCGCTTTTCTTCCACTCCCACTTGTGTAACAAGATCTGCAAAAGCATGGGTCTGACGCCTTTTGATCTGTCCCCGGCCGAGAGGCAGCAGCTGGACTGCACCAACAAACTGTTG AAATCAGCAAAGACTGTGCTGAGGGGCTGTGAGGAGCAGTGCGGTTCCCCCCGCGTCCGTACCATGTCCGGCAGCCGGGTGccgccgctgctgtcccgcctgtCCGAGACGTCGTCGGTGGACGAGAGCATGAGCGACGTGGACTCGGTGCCGTGCTCCCCTCTGGTGGCGCCTCATGGCTTGGCGAGGTCTCCGGCTG GTTTATCCTTTACTGGAATGTATGAACACGAAAGACTGGACAATGCAGGGGAACACGGG GAGTCGGACAGTGGCGGGGACAGCGGCTACCCCAGCGAGAGGAGGAGTGAGGGGGACCCCAACGACCACGCAGATGGG cTAACAGAGGAGAAGTGGAGCTTCTTTCACTCATCGCGGGCTCACGTGCACAGATCATCCTGCGTGGCCACCGAGGTTGAACGACTCGATTCTCTTCTGCAAAAGCGCATCGGTCAGTCCATCCTGGGAAAG GTGCACCTAGCCATGGTGCGCTACCACGAGGCCGGACGCTTTTGCGAGAAGGACGAGCAGTGGGACGAGGACTCGGCTATGTTCCACTTGGAGCGAGCGGCACAATGCGGCGAACTGGAGGCCATCGTGGCCATTGGACAGTGCTGCCTGCAGCTGCCCCACCATATCCTGCCCAACATGGAGCTGGAG GAAAACGCAGGAAACAGGATGAAGGGCTTTAAGTATCTCCTGCTGGCTGCCGAAGCGGGCGACAGATCTTCAATGATCACGGTGGCCCGAGCTTTCGATACAGGTGTTAACCTGTCAGCAGACAG AAAACAGGACTGGGTGGAGGCGATCCGCTGGTACGACAAGGCGTTAAAAATGGACGAACACGACGAAGGCGGCGAGTTCGACGGCATACAGGACGAGCCTCGCTACCTCCTGCTGGCCAGAGAGGCCGAGATGTTCCTGGCGGGGGGCTACAACCTTGCCGCTGACCCGCAGAAATCAG GTGACCTGTTTACCGAAGCAGCAGAAGCTGCCATGGAGGCCATGAAAGGGCGCTCGGCTAACCAGTACTACATGAAAGCAGAGGAAGCATGGGCGCTGATGGAGGAGTAA
- the eef2k gene encoding eukaryotic elongation factor 2 kinase isoform X1, giving the protein MEDELMFSMDNEGSGTRPSDKKIAPKQRVNSLTDDNDAEEDEAFICSILDDPVREVCQYMQNMVNNRQLSDSLPKSNFLYRNQTEHVAEGSYQVLSESARETWINAVKKAKAMPDPWAEFHLEDKETESCLRYRYNAVTGEWGQDQVHIKMAAQPFGRGAMRECFRTKKLSSFSHSSNWKSASNYVAKRYMETVDRSVYFEDVRLQMEAKLWGEEFNRHRPPKQVDIMQMCVLEMNQRPGKPLFHLEHYIEGKYIKYNSNSGFVRDDNIRLTPQAFSHFSFERSGHQLIVVDIQGVGDLYTDPQIHTDRGTDFGDGNLGVRGMALFFHSHLCNKICKSMGLTPFDLSPAERQQLDCTNKLLKSAKTVLRGCEEQCGSPRVRTMSGSRVPPLLSRLSETSSVDESMSDVDSVPCSPLVAPHGLARSPAGLSFTGMYEHERLDNAGEHGESDSGGDSGYPSERRSEGDPNDHADGARHRYQRHYSESDEDSVRRLTEEKWSFFHSSRAHVHRSSCVATEVERLDSLLQKRIGQSILGKVHLAMVRYHEAGRFCEKDEQWDEDSAMFHLERAAQCGELEAIVAIGQCCLQLPHHILPNMELEENAGNRMKGFKYLLLAAEAGDRSSMITVARAFDTGVNLSADRKQDWVEAIRWYDKALKMDEHDEGGEFDGIQDEPRYLLLAREAEMFLAGGYNLAADPQKSGDLFTEAAEAAMEAMKGRSANQYYMKAEEAWALMEE; this is encoded by the exons ATGGAGGACGAGCTGATGTTCAGCATGGACAACGAGGGCAGCGGCACCAGGCCTTCGGACAAGAAAATCGCGCCCAAGCAGCGTGTAAACTCGCTCACTGATGACAACGATGCAGAGGAAGACGAGGCCTTCATCTGTTCCATTCTTGACGACCCAGTCCGAGAGGTCTGCCAGTACATGCAGAACATGGTCAACAACCGCCAGCTGTCGGACTCGCTACCTAAGAGCAACTTCTTGTACCGG AatcaaacagagcatgtggcggaAGGTTCGTACCAGGTTTTGTCTGAGAGTGCACGG GAGACGTGGATAAACGCTGTCAAAAAGGCCAAAGCTATGCCAGACCCCTGGGCCGAGTTTCACCTTGAAGATAAAGAGACCGAATCATGCTTACGTTACAG GTATAATGCTGTCACAGGCGAGTGGGGCCAAGACCAGGTCCACATCAAGATGGCTGCACAG CCCTTTGGGAGAGGAGCCATGAGGGAGTGCTTCAGAAC GAAAAAGCTTTCAAGCTTCTCACATAGCAGCAACTGGAAGTCGGCTTCCAACTATGTGGCCAAGCGCTACATGGAGACCGTGGACAGAAGCGTCTACTTCGAGGACGTCCGCTTACAGATGGAGGCCAAACTCTGGGGTGAGGAGTTCAACCGCCACAGGCCTCCCAAACAG GTGGACATCATGCAGATGTGCGTGTTGGAGATGAACCAAAGGCCGGGCAAACCGCTCTTTCACCTAGAGCATTACATCGAGGGCAAGTACATTAAGTACAACTCCAACTCGGGATTTGTGCGGGACGACAACATCAGACTGACGCCGCAG GCATTCAGCCACTTCAGTTTTGAGCGTTCGGGCCATCAACTGATTGTGGTGGACATCCAGGGCGTAGGTGATCTTTACACCGACCCGCAGATTCACACAGATAGGGGAACTGATTTTGGCGACGGGAATCTGG GTGTACGAGGCATGGCGCTTTTCTTCCACTCCCACTTGTGTAACAAGATCTGCAAAAGCATGGGTCTGACGCCTTTTGATCTGTCCCCGGCCGAGAGGCAGCAGCTGGACTGCACCAACAAACTGTTG AAATCAGCAAAGACTGTGCTGAGGGGCTGTGAGGAGCAGTGCGGTTCCCCCCGCGTCCGTACCATGTCCGGCAGCCGGGTGccgccgctgctgtcccgcctgtCCGAGACGTCGTCGGTGGACGAGAGCATGAGCGACGTGGACTCGGTGCCGTGCTCCCCTCTGGTGGCGCCTCATGGCTTGGCGAGGTCTCCGGCTG GTTTATCCTTTACTGGAATGTATGAACACGAAAGACTGGACAATGCAGGGGAACACGGG GAGTCGGACAGTGGCGGGGACAGCGGCTACCCCAGCGAGAGGAGGAGTGAGGGGGACCCCAACGACCACGCAGATGGG GCTCGCCACCGCTACCAAAGACATTATTCCGAGTCGGACGAAGACAGTGTCAGACGG cTAACAGAGGAGAAGTGGAGCTTCTTTCACTCATCGCGGGCTCACGTGCACAGATCATCCTGCGTGGCCACCGAGGTTGAACGACTCGATTCTCTTCTGCAAAAGCGCATCGGTCAGTCCATCCTGGGAAAG GTGCACCTAGCCATGGTGCGCTACCACGAGGCCGGACGCTTTTGCGAGAAGGACGAGCAGTGGGACGAGGACTCGGCTATGTTCCACTTGGAGCGAGCGGCACAATGCGGCGAACTGGAGGCCATCGTGGCCATTGGACAGTGCTGCCTGCAGCTGCCCCACCATATCCTGCCCAACATGGAGCTGGAG GAAAACGCAGGAAACAGGATGAAGGGCTTTAAGTATCTCCTGCTGGCTGCCGAAGCGGGCGACAGATCTTCAATGATCACGGTGGCCCGAGCTTTCGATACAGGTGTTAACCTGTCAGCAGACAG AAAACAGGACTGGGTGGAGGCGATCCGCTGGTACGACAAGGCGTTAAAAATGGACGAACACGACGAAGGCGGCGAGTTCGACGGCATACAGGACGAGCCTCGCTACCTCCTGCTGGCCAGAGAGGCCGAGATGTTCCTGGCGGGGGGCTACAACCTTGCCGCTGACCCGCAGAAATCAG GTGACCTGTTTACCGAAGCAGCAGAAGCTGCCATGGAGGCCATGAAAGGGCGCTCGGCTAACCAGTACTACATGAAAGCAGAGGAAGCATGGGCGCTGATGGAGGAGTAA
- the eef2k gene encoding eukaryotic elongation factor 2 kinase isoform X2 yields MEDELMFSMDNEGSGTRPSDKKIAPKQRVNSLTDDNDAEEDEAFICSILDDPVREVCQYMQNMVNNRQLSDSLPKSNFLYRETWINAVKKAKAMPDPWAEFHLEDKETESCLRYRYNAVTGEWGQDQVHIKMAAQPFGRGAMRECFRTKKLSSFSHSSNWKSASNYVAKRYMETVDRSVYFEDVRLQMEAKLWGEEFNRHRPPKQVDIMQMCVLEMNQRPGKPLFHLEHYIEGKYIKYNSNSGFVRDDNIRLTPQAFSHFSFERSGHQLIVVDIQGVGDLYTDPQIHTDRGTDFGDGNLGVRGMALFFHSHLCNKICKSMGLTPFDLSPAERQQLDCTNKLLKSAKTVLRGCEEQCGSPRVRTMSGSRVPPLLSRLSETSSVDESMSDVDSVPCSPLVAPHGLARSPAGLSFTGMYEHERLDNAGEHGESDSGGDSGYPSERRSEGDPNDHADGARHRYQRHYSESDEDSVRRLTEEKWSFFHSSRAHVHRSSCVATEVERLDSLLQKRIGQSILGKVHLAMVRYHEAGRFCEKDEQWDEDSAMFHLERAAQCGELEAIVAIGQCCLQLPHHILPNMELEENAGNRMKGFKYLLLAAEAGDRSSMITVARAFDTGVNLSADRKQDWVEAIRWYDKALKMDEHDEGGEFDGIQDEPRYLLLAREAEMFLAGGYNLAADPQKSGDLFTEAAEAAMEAMKGRSANQYYMKAEEAWALMEE; encoded by the exons ATGGAGGACGAGCTGATGTTCAGCATGGACAACGAGGGCAGCGGCACCAGGCCTTCGGACAAGAAAATCGCGCCCAAGCAGCGTGTAAACTCGCTCACTGATGACAACGATGCAGAGGAAGACGAGGCCTTCATCTGTTCCATTCTTGACGACCCAGTCCGAGAGGTCTGCCAGTACATGCAGAACATGGTCAACAACCGCCAGCTGTCGGACTCGCTACCTAAGAGCAACTTCTTGTACCGG GAGACGTGGATAAACGCTGTCAAAAAGGCCAAAGCTATGCCAGACCCCTGGGCCGAGTTTCACCTTGAAGATAAAGAGACCGAATCATGCTTACGTTACAG GTATAATGCTGTCACAGGCGAGTGGGGCCAAGACCAGGTCCACATCAAGATGGCTGCACAG CCCTTTGGGAGAGGAGCCATGAGGGAGTGCTTCAGAAC GAAAAAGCTTTCAAGCTTCTCACATAGCAGCAACTGGAAGTCGGCTTCCAACTATGTGGCCAAGCGCTACATGGAGACCGTGGACAGAAGCGTCTACTTCGAGGACGTCCGCTTACAGATGGAGGCCAAACTCTGGGGTGAGGAGTTCAACCGCCACAGGCCTCCCAAACAG GTGGACATCATGCAGATGTGCGTGTTGGAGATGAACCAAAGGCCGGGCAAACCGCTCTTTCACCTAGAGCATTACATCGAGGGCAAGTACATTAAGTACAACTCCAACTCGGGATTTGTGCGGGACGACAACATCAGACTGACGCCGCAG GCATTCAGCCACTTCAGTTTTGAGCGTTCGGGCCATCAACTGATTGTGGTGGACATCCAGGGCGTAGGTGATCTTTACACCGACCCGCAGATTCACACAGATAGGGGAACTGATTTTGGCGACGGGAATCTGG GTGTACGAGGCATGGCGCTTTTCTTCCACTCCCACTTGTGTAACAAGATCTGCAAAAGCATGGGTCTGACGCCTTTTGATCTGTCCCCGGCCGAGAGGCAGCAGCTGGACTGCACCAACAAACTGTTG AAATCAGCAAAGACTGTGCTGAGGGGCTGTGAGGAGCAGTGCGGTTCCCCCCGCGTCCGTACCATGTCCGGCAGCCGGGTGccgccgctgctgtcccgcctgtCCGAGACGTCGTCGGTGGACGAGAGCATGAGCGACGTGGACTCGGTGCCGTGCTCCCCTCTGGTGGCGCCTCATGGCTTGGCGAGGTCTCCGGCTG GTTTATCCTTTACTGGAATGTATGAACACGAAAGACTGGACAATGCAGGGGAACACGGG GAGTCGGACAGTGGCGGGGACAGCGGCTACCCCAGCGAGAGGAGGAGTGAGGGGGACCCCAACGACCACGCAGATGGG GCTCGCCACCGCTACCAAAGACATTATTCCGAGTCGGACGAAGACAGTGTCAGACGG cTAACAGAGGAGAAGTGGAGCTTCTTTCACTCATCGCGGGCTCACGTGCACAGATCATCCTGCGTGGCCACCGAGGTTGAACGACTCGATTCTCTTCTGCAAAAGCGCATCGGTCAGTCCATCCTGGGAAAG GTGCACCTAGCCATGGTGCGCTACCACGAGGCCGGACGCTTTTGCGAGAAGGACGAGCAGTGGGACGAGGACTCGGCTATGTTCCACTTGGAGCGAGCGGCACAATGCGGCGAACTGGAGGCCATCGTGGCCATTGGACAGTGCTGCCTGCAGCTGCCCCACCATATCCTGCCCAACATGGAGCTGGAG GAAAACGCAGGAAACAGGATGAAGGGCTTTAAGTATCTCCTGCTGGCTGCCGAAGCGGGCGACAGATCTTCAATGATCACGGTGGCCCGAGCTTTCGATACAGGTGTTAACCTGTCAGCAGACAG AAAACAGGACTGGGTGGAGGCGATCCGCTGGTACGACAAGGCGTTAAAAATGGACGAACACGACGAAGGCGGCGAGTTCGACGGCATACAGGACGAGCCTCGCTACCTCCTGCTGGCCAGAGAGGCCGAGATGTTCCTGGCGGGGGGCTACAACCTTGCCGCTGACCCGCAGAAATCAG GTGACCTGTTTACCGAAGCAGCAGAAGCTGCCATGGAGGCCATGAAAGGGCGCTCGGCTAACCAGTACTACATGAAAGCAGAGGAAGCATGGGCGCTGATGGAGGAGTAA
- the eef2k gene encoding eukaryotic elongation factor 2 kinase isoform X4 has protein sequence MEDELMFSMDNEGSGTRPSDKKIAPKQRVNSLTDDNDAEEDEAFICSILDDPVREVCQYMQNMVNNRQLSDSLPKSNFLYRETWINAVKKAKAMPDPWAEFHLEDKETESCLRYRYNAVTGEWGQDQVHIKMAAQPFGRGAMRECFRTKKLSSFSHSSNWKSASNYVAKRYMETVDRSVYFEDVRLQMEAKLWGEEFNRHRPPKQVDIMQMCVLEMNQRPGKPLFHLEHYIEGKYIKYNSNSGFVRDDNIRLTPQAFSHFSFERSGHQLIVVDIQGVGDLYTDPQIHTDRGTDFGDGNLGVRGMALFFHSHLCNKICKSMGLTPFDLSPAERQQLDCTNKLLKSAKTVLRGCEEQCGSPRVRTMSGSRVPPLLSRLSETSSVDESMSDVDSVPCSPLVAPHGLARSPAGLSFTGMYEHERLDNAGEHGESDSGGDSGYPSERRSEGDPNDHADGLTEEKWSFFHSSRAHVHRSSCVATEVERLDSLLQKRIGQSILGKVHLAMVRYHEAGRFCEKDEQWDEDSAMFHLERAAQCGELEAIVAIGQCCLQLPHHILPNMELEENAGNRMKGFKYLLLAAEAGDRSSMITVARAFDTGVNLSADRKQDWVEAIRWYDKALKMDEHDEGGEFDGIQDEPRYLLLAREAEMFLAGGYNLAADPQKSGDLFTEAAEAAMEAMKGRSANQYYMKAEEAWALMEE, from the exons ATGGAGGACGAGCTGATGTTCAGCATGGACAACGAGGGCAGCGGCACCAGGCCTTCGGACAAGAAAATCGCGCCCAAGCAGCGTGTAAACTCGCTCACTGATGACAACGATGCAGAGGAAGACGAGGCCTTCATCTGTTCCATTCTTGACGACCCAGTCCGAGAGGTCTGCCAGTACATGCAGAACATGGTCAACAACCGCCAGCTGTCGGACTCGCTACCTAAGAGCAACTTCTTGTACCGG GAGACGTGGATAAACGCTGTCAAAAAGGCCAAAGCTATGCCAGACCCCTGGGCCGAGTTTCACCTTGAAGATAAAGAGACCGAATCATGCTTACGTTACAG GTATAATGCTGTCACAGGCGAGTGGGGCCAAGACCAGGTCCACATCAAGATGGCTGCACAG CCCTTTGGGAGAGGAGCCATGAGGGAGTGCTTCAGAAC GAAAAAGCTTTCAAGCTTCTCACATAGCAGCAACTGGAAGTCGGCTTCCAACTATGTGGCCAAGCGCTACATGGAGACCGTGGACAGAAGCGTCTACTTCGAGGACGTCCGCTTACAGATGGAGGCCAAACTCTGGGGTGAGGAGTTCAACCGCCACAGGCCTCCCAAACAG GTGGACATCATGCAGATGTGCGTGTTGGAGATGAACCAAAGGCCGGGCAAACCGCTCTTTCACCTAGAGCATTACATCGAGGGCAAGTACATTAAGTACAACTCCAACTCGGGATTTGTGCGGGACGACAACATCAGACTGACGCCGCAG GCATTCAGCCACTTCAGTTTTGAGCGTTCGGGCCATCAACTGATTGTGGTGGACATCCAGGGCGTAGGTGATCTTTACACCGACCCGCAGATTCACACAGATAGGGGAACTGATTTTGGCGACGGGAATCTGG GTGTACGAGGCATGGCGCTTTTCTTCCACTCCCACTTGTGTAACAAGATCTGCAAAAGCATGGGTCTGACGCCTTTTGATCTGTCCCCGGCCGAGAGGCAGCAGCTGGACTGCACCAACAAACTGTTG AAATCAGCAAAGACTGTGCTGAGGGGCTGTGAGGAGCAGTGCGGTTCCCCCCGCGTCCGTACCATGTCCGGCAGCCGGGTGccgccgctgctgtcccgcctgtCCGAGACGTCGTCGGTGGACGAGAGCATGAGCGACGTGGACTCGGTGCCGTGCTCCCCTCTGGTGGCGCCTCATGGCTTGGCGAGGTCTCCGGCTG GTTTATCCTTTACTGGAATGTATGAACACGAAAGACTGGACAATGCAGGGGAACACGGG GAGTCGGACAGTGGCGGGGACAGCGGCTACCCCAGCGAGAGGAGGAGTGAGGGGGACCCCAACGACCACGCAGATGGG cTAACAGAGGAGAAGTGGAGCTTCTTTCACTCATCGCGGGCTCACGTGCACAGATCATCCTGCGTGGCCACCGAGGTTGAACGACTCGATTCTCTTCTGCAAAAGCGCATCGGTCAGTCCATCCTGGGAAAG GTGCACCTAGCCATGGTGCGCTACCACGAGGCCGGACGCTTTTGCGAGAAGGACGAGCAGTGGGACGAGGACTCGGCTATGTTCCACTTGGAGCGAGCGGCACAATGCGGCGAACTGGAGGCCATCGTGGCCATTGGACAGTGCTGCCTGCAGCTGCCCCACCATATCCTGCCCAACATGGAGCTGGAG GAAAACGCAGGAAACAGGATGAAGGGCTTTAAGTATCTCCTGCTGGCTGCCGAAGCGGGCGACAGATCTTCAATGATCACGGTGGCCCGAGCTTTCGATACAGGTGTTAACCTGTCAGCAGACAG AAAACAGGACTGGGTGGAGGCGATCCGCTGGTACGACAAGGCGTTAAAAATGGACGAACACGACGAAGGCGGCGAGTTCGACGGCATACAGGACGAGCCTCGCTACCTCCTGCTGGCCAGAGAGGCCGAGATGTTCCTGGCGGGGGGCTACAACCTTGCCGCTGACCCGCAGAAATCAG GTGACCTGTTTACCGAAGCAGCAGAAGCTGCCATGGAGGCCATGAAAGGGCGCTCGGCTAACCAGTACTACATGAAAGCAGAGGAAGCATGGGCGCTGATGGAGGAGTAA